One stretch of Paenibacillus sp. FSL R5-0341 DNA includes these proteins:
- a CDS encoding DUF423 domain-containing protein, which yields MQTLIILGSIMMFLAVALGAFGAHALKRKLSADMIKIYETGVQYHLIHGLGIILIGLLADRLESSSLVMLAGWLLFAGIILFSGSLYALSVTGVRKLGAITPIGGVAFLAGWVMIIVAAL from the coding sequence TTGCAAACCCTGATTATCTTAGGCAGTATTATGATGTTCCTGGCTGTCGCTTTGGGTGCTTTTGGCGCACATGCGCTCAAGCGCAAATTATCCGCTGACATGATCAAAATTTATGAAACCGGCGTTCAATATCACCTAATCCACGGACTTGGAATCATCCTGATCGGACTGCTGGCAGACCGCCTCGAATCCTCTTCACTCGTCATGCTGGCCGGATGGCTGTTGTTCGCCGGGATCATCTTATTCTCTGGCAGCTTGTACGCTTTAAGTGTAACGGGTGTTCGAAAATTGGGAGCCATTACCCCAATCGGCGGAGTCGCATTTCTAGCTGGATGGGTTATGATCATTGTTGCCGCATTGTAA
- the murI gene encoding glutamate racemase, with product MTKKITFFDSGIGGLTVLHKALQQFQEEQFLYYADTLHVPYGTKSADEVRGHIFDCVEAIVQEDVQAIVIACNTATSLAVKDLRAKYDIPIIGMEPAVKPAVEMNRDSGKRVLVFATALTLSQTKYNELVSRVDDHHSVDSIALPELVEWCEQLDFDPSKIADYFRFKLADLDLQGYGTVVLGCTHYPFYTSILRTILPDHIQIIDGSTGTVNHLKQRLGLVAQPGGRTGEQVTFLSSSGRPEEQEKMYRALQYLEMNSK from the coding sequence TTGACTAAGAAAATTACTTTTTTTGATTCAGGCATCGGTGGTTTAACCGTTTTGCATAAGGCATTACAACAGTTTCAGGAAGAACAATTTCTGTATTATGCGGATACCTTGCATGTCCCATATGGAACCAAGTCTGCGGATGAGGTTAGAGGACATATTTTTGATTGTGTGGAAGCCATCGTTCAGGAGGATGTCCAAGCAATCGTGATTGCTTGTAATACAGCAACCAGTCTGGCTGTGAAGGATCTGCGCGCCAAATACGATATTCCGATTATTGGCATGGAGCCTGCGGTGAAACCAGCCGTGGAGATGAATCGTGACAGTGGGAAGAGAGTGCTTGTATTTGCTACGGCCCTCACCTTGAGTCAAACCAAGTATAACGAACTGGTATCGCGTGTTGATGATCACCACAGTGTGGATTCCATTGCGCTGCCGGAGCTTGTGGAATGGTGTGAACAGCTGGACTTCGACCCAAGCAAAATCGCTGATTATTTCCGGTTCAAGCTAGCAGATCTTGATCTTCAGGGGTATGGCACAGTGGTGCTTGGCTGTACGCATTATCCATTCTATACGTCCATTCTGCGCACGATTCTGCCCGATCATATACAGATTATTGATGGCAGTACAGGTACGGTGAACCATCTGAAGCAGAGGCTTGGACTGGTGGCTCAGCCTGGAGGCAGAACAGGGGAACAGGTCACTTTCCTCAGTTCATCAGGCCGACCGGAAGAGCAGGAGAAGATGTACAGAGCACTTCAATATCTTGAGATGAACTCCAAATAA
- the odhB gene encoding 2-oxoglutarate dehydrogenase complex dihydrolipoyllysine-residue succinyltransferase — MSEIKVPAMGESITEGTVSRWMVKEGDTVNQGDVLLELETDKVNIEISAEESGVLEKIIRQEGETVEIGETIGTLSAGSGGGSGAPASEAAAAEEKKAATPAPEAPTPPAPVAAAPESSDSGKTASPSARKLARERGIELDQVQSKDPIGRVYQDDVKSHSNQAPAPAAPPASKAPAAPSAPAAGSSTYTKPVERQRMSRRRATIAKRLVEAQQTAAMLTTFNEVDMTAIMDVRKRRKDKFKEKHEINLGFMSFFTKAVVGALKKFPTINAEIDGEDVVLKKYYDIGIAVSAKEGLVVPVVRDADRLGFAEIEKSIADLASKARSNTLALSDLQGGTFTITNGGTFGSLLSTPILNTPQVGILGMHKIQLRPVAIDAERMENRPMMYIALSYDHRIIDGSEAVRFLVTVKELLEDPESLLIEG, encoded by the coding sequence GTGAGTGAAATTAAAGTACCTGCAATGGGTGAGTCAATAACTGAGGGAACTGTATCCAGATGGATGGTCAAAGAAGGGGATACCGTTAATCAGGGTGATGTGCTTCTTGAACTGGAAACGGACAAAGTAAATATCGAAATCAGCGCAGAAGAAAGTGGCGTGCTGGAGAAGATCATTCGTCAGGAAGGGGAGACGGTAGAGATCGGTGAAACGATCGGTACACTCTCGGCTGGTTCTGGAGGAGGAAGCGGTGCACCCGCTTCCGAAGCGGCAGCAGCTGAAGAGAAGAAGGCCGCTACTCCTGCACCTGAAGCTCCAACACCACCGGCACCTGTTGCGGCAGCACCAGAGTCATCCGATAGTGGCAAGACAGCTTCACCATCTGCCCGTAAATTGGCACGTGAGCGGGGTATCGAGTTGGATCAGGTTCAGAGCAAAGATCCGATTGGACGGGTATACCAGGATGATGTGAAGAGCCATAGCAATCAGGCGCCTGCTCCTGCTGCTCCACCTGCAAGTAAAGCTCCAGCAGCACCAAGTGCTCCGGCAGCGGGTAGCTCCACCTATACCAAACCAGTTGAGCGTCAACGCATGTCTCGTCGCCGTGCGACCATTGCCAAACGTCTGGTAGAGGCTCAGCAGACAGCAGCTATGTTGACTACGTTTAATGAAGTAGATATGACTGCTATCATGGATGTACGTAAACGCCGTAAGGACAAGTTCAAAGAGAAGCATGAGATTAACCTGGGCTTCATGTCCTTCTTCACCAAAGCAGTTGTGGGCGCTTTGAAAAAATTCCCGACAATCAACGCAGAGATTGATGGCGAAGATGTTGTGCTCAAAAAGTATTATGATATCGGCATCGCCGTATCTGCGAAGGAAGGACTGGTTGTACCGGTTGTACGTGATGCAGATCGTCTGGGCTTTGCCGAGATCGAGAAGAGCATTGCGGATCTGGCATCCAAAGCTCGTTCCAACACGCTGGCATTGTCTGATCTACAAGGTGGAACGTTCACCATCACCAATGGTGGAACATTTGGTTCCTTGTTATCTACACCAATTCTGAATACACCTCAAGTGGGTATTCTGGGGATGCATAAGATTCAGCTTCGTCCAGTGGCAATTGATGCAGAACGGATGGAAAATCGTCCGATGATGTACATCGCGTTGTCCTATGATCACCGGATTATTGACGGCAGTGAAGCCGTACGTTTCCTGGTGACCGTAAAAGAACTGCTTGAAGACCCGGAATCGCTGTTAATTGAAGGTTAA
- a CDS encoding NUDIX domain-containing protein: MQRYTHIGVYGLVAWEHQFLLIHKARGAYQGKWDLPGGRLEFGERPETALHREIEEETGLTHLQLVIRSAESSLLEWVHQGEPEELHHIGMLYDVVLTATSQPNRIKKQPDGEDSLGAEWFTLEQVRSLSLTPFAEYMISQSRA; the protein is encoded by the coding sequence GTGCAACGGTATACGCATATTGGGGTATATGGCTTGGTCGCTTGGGAGCACCAATTCCTGTTGATTCATAAGGCTCGCGGAGCATATCAAGGGAAATGGGATTTACCAGGCGGAAGGCTGGAATTTGGTGAGCGGCCAGAAACTGCTCTTCATCGTGAGATTGAAGAAGAAACGGGCCTAACCCATTTACAATTGGTAATTCGTTCTGCGGAGTCTAGTCTACTTGAATGGGTGCATCAAGGTGAGCCGGAAGAGTTGCACCACATCGGGATGTTGTATGATGTCGTTTTGACCGCAACCAGTCAGCCGAATCGTATCAAAAAGCAACCCGATGGTGAAGATTCATTGGGCGCAGAGTGGTTTACACTGGAGCAGGTTAGAAGTCTTTCCCTAACGCCGTTTGCAGAGTATATGATTAGTCAAAGTAGAGCTTGA
- a CDS encoding 8-oxo-dGTP diphosphatase has product MNTRIEILTMCMVWDKMNDQVLLMNRPDRKGFPGYIAPGGKVDFPESIVDGAVREVLEETGLAVNEITYKGLDEFCDPEQGLRYMVFNYLATSFEGQLLQDPPEGELLWVPMKQVFDLPMQDWFAERIPRFFQAGTFERSVIWEKSYGRTLQETFMVYSDSVLEQSEVR; this is encoded by the coding sequence ATGAATACCAGAATAGAGATATTAACGATGTGTATGGTATGGGACAAAATGAATGATCAGGTGCTGCTCATGAATCGGCCGGATCGCAAAGGATTTCCGGGATACATCGCACCTGGAGGAAAGGTAGATTTTCCAGAGAGTATCGTGGATGGTGCCGTGCGAGAGGTTTTGGAGGAGACGGGACTAGCAGTTAATGAGATTACGTATAAAGGACTGGATGAGTTCTGTGATCCCGAACAAGGATTGCGGTACATGGTATTCAACTATTTGGCAACTTCATTTGAGGGTCAATTATTGCAAGATCCGCCTGAAGGCGAACTGTTATGGGTGCCTATGAAGCAGGTGTTCGATTTACCTATGCAGGATTGGTTTGCTGAACGTATCCCGCGTTTTTTCCAGGCGGGTACCTTTGAGCGGAGCGTGATCTGGGAGAAGTCATACGGACGTACTCTGCAAGAAACATTTATGGTGTATAGCGATTCGGTTCTTGAACAGAGTGAAGTTAGATAA
- a CDS encoding DUF3891 family protein produces the protein MIIYEREHDFVLTAQHEHGLVAGEMASHWKSELLADAAHRDDLILAAREHDRGWIELDSSPFWNDYSQSPYSFRDFPLRPRFVFYHKGIEEVRQKNLYAGLLCSLMYTELFQKNLGANAQDDEDIRDYLNEELEHQLSWEKQLGGDAEALKRRLQSDVEIMLFCDQLSLFLCMEEPGTPAARYDFFAEGLSCTFDACSRQPIQAEWLSNEKVGLSFFPFDEDFTVVLPYKSVPKASIRKFGMQQAYRRAEWKERRVLITELK, from the coding sequence ATGATCATATATGAGAGAGAGCATGATTTTGTTTTGACCGCACAGCATGAGCATGGATTAGTAGCCGGAGAAATGGCTTCCCATTGGAAAAGTGAATTGCTTGCCGATGCTGCGCATCGGGATGATTTAATCCTGGCGGCGAGAGAACATGACCGTGGCTGGATCGAACTGGATTCATCTCCGTTCTGGAATGATTACAGTCAATCGCCGTATTCGTTTCGTGATTTTCCGCTGCGTCCGCGTTTTGTATTCTACCATAAAGGCATTGAAGAAGTTCGGCAGAAAAACCTCTACGCCGGATTACTGTGTAGCTTGATGTATACGGAGCTATTTCAGAAAAATCTGGGGGCCAATGCTCAGGATGATGAAGACATCCGAGATTACCTGAACGAAGAGCTTGAACATCAGTTGAGTTGGGAGAAACAGCTTGGTGGCGATGCTGAAGCACTGAAACGAAGGCTGCAAAGCGATGTGGAAATCATGTTATTCTGTGATCAGCTCAGTCTGTTTCTCTGTATGGAGGAACCGGGAACACCTGCTGCACGTTATGATTTTTTTGCAGAAGGACTCAGTTGTACGTTTGATGCCTGTTCCAGACAACCAATTCAGGCAGAGTGGTTATCCAATGAGAAAGTGGGCCTGTCTTTTTTCCCGTTTGATGAAGACTTTACGGTCGTTTTACCCTACAAATCGGTACCGAAGGCAAGTATCCGCAAATTTGGTATGCAGCAGGCTTATCGTCGGGCGGAGTGGAAGGAACGTCGGGTGTTGATTACGGAATTGAAGTGA
- the coaA gene encoding type I pantothenate kinase, protein MNLYSPYIEFNRKEWAELKEHQTTLPLTEAELEQLKGLNEEVSIQEVEDIYLPLTHFIDLYARVSRELNRLTASFMKKEALPTPYIIGIGGSVAVGKSTAARLLQALLARGKNSPKVDLVTTDGFLYPNAVLQEKGIMNRKGFPESYDIKSLIQFMGDVKSGKPEVKAPVYSHLAYDVIQGEEKQICQPDILIIEGINVLQIKKETPLLVSDFFDFSIYIDAEEEHIRHWYVERFKLLRNTAFQNTDSFFHQRFANIDEEETVRTANQIWQDINAKNLHENILPTKGRARLILKKEADHSIGQIQLRKL, encoded by the coding sequence ATGAATTTATACTCTCCTTACATCGAGTTTAACCGCAAGGAATGGGCTGAACTTAAAGAACATCAGACCACTCTTCCACTGACGGAAGCCGAATTAGAACAGTTAAAGGGATTGAATGAAGAGGTATCGATTCAAGAAGTCGAAGATATATATCTGCCTCTTACCCACTTTATTGACTTATATGCAAGAGTTTCACGAGAACTGAATCGACTGACGGCCTCCTTTATGAAAAAAGAAGCTCTCCCCACCCCCTACATCATTGGAATCGGGGGAAGTGTTGCCGTGGGCAAAAGTACAGCGGCCCGCTTGCTTCAGGCACTGCTCGCCAGAGGCAAGAATAGCCCCAAGGTTGACCTGGTCACAACCGACGGTTTCTTATATCCCAATGCCGTGCTGCAAGAGAAGGGCATTATGAACCGCAAGGGATTCCCGGAAAGCTATGATATCAAATCCCTGATTCAGTTCATGGGTGATGTGAAATCAGGCAAACCCGAAGTGAAAGCGCCGGTCTATTCTCACCTCGCCTACGATGTCATTCAAGGGGAAGAAAAACAGATCTGTCAGCCAGATATTCTCATTATTGAGGGCATCAATGTGCTCCAGATCAAAAAAGAAACGCCTTTACTGGTCAGTGATTTCTTCGATTTCTCCATCTACATTGATGCGGAAGAAGAACATATAAGGCACTGGTACGTTGAGCGTTTCAAGCTGCTCCGCAATACAGCGTTTCAAAACACAGATTCCTTTTTCCATCAACGATTCGCCAATATTGATGAAGAAGAAACTGTGCGTACGGCCAATCAGATCTGGCAGGATATCAATGCGAAGAATCTGCATGAAAACATTTTGCCAACCAAAGGACGTGCCCGGCTGATTCTGAAAAAGGAAGCCGATCACTCCATTGGGCAGATTCAATTGCGCAAACTGTAA
- a CDS encoding GNAT family N-acetyltransferase: MKLSFRILDWEEEKPYELLLMADPSKAIVDEYLSRGVCFIAEYEGEMVGEFVLLKTRPETAEIVNIAVQEELQGQGVGKHMIKEAMEAARRLGCRILEIGTGNSSFHQLKLYQRCGFRIIGVDRDFFVRHYEEEIIEDGIRCVDMIRMAIDLDAVTEDEKK, from the coding sequence ATGAAATTGTCGTTCCGGATTTTGGACTGGGAAGAAGAGAAACCGTATGAGCTCTTATTGATGGCTGATCCTTCAAAAGCGATTGTTGACGAATACCTGAGCCGGGGTGTTTGTTTTATTGCCGAATATGAAGGAGAGATGGTTGGGGAGTTCGTATTGTTGAAGACTCGTCCGGAGACTGCGGAGATTGTTAATATTGCCGTACAGGAAGAACTGCAGGGACAAGGTGTAGGCAAACATATGATTAAGGAAGCGATGGAAGCTGCGCGGAGACTGGGCTGCCGAATTCTCGAGATTGGGACAGGTAACTCAAGCTTTCATCAATTGAAATTATACCAACGTTGTGGTTTTCGCATTATCGGGGTCGATCGCGACTTCTTTGTGAGGCATTATGAGGAAGAGATTATAGAGGATGGCATCCGCTGTGTAGATATGATTCGTATGGCCATAGATCTGGATGCTGTTACAGAGGATGAGAAGAAATAG
- a CDS encoding histidine phosphatase family protein — protein MIALQSIYLIRHAKATGQEPHAELTAEGLRQAEKLADILAHYSITYIVSSPWKRAVQTAMPLGIATLQHIHTDERLQERILSSVNLPNWMDVLKRTYDDLDWVEEGGESSRTAAARGMSLLEELWSRPEQHGAVVTHGNLLSLLIREYESSFGYEEWTKLSNPDVYVLERQWPDAGLPTIRRIWTD, from the coding sequence GTGATAGCTTTGCAGTCCATTTATCTTATCCGTCACGCCAAGGCCACAGGGCAGGAACCCCATGCAGAGCTTACAGCTGAAGGGCTCAGGCAGGCTGAAAAACTTGCAGATATCTTGGCTCATTATTCCATAACGTATATTGTCTCCAGTCCATGGAAAAGGGCCGTTCAGACGGCTATGCCACTGGGCATAGCAACGTTGCAACATATACATACGGATGAACGTCTCCAGGAGAGGATACTTAGCTCCGTTAATCTGCCTAACTGGATGGATGTGCTGAAACGTACATACGATGATCTGGACTGGGTGGAAGAAGGCGGGGAATCTTCCAGAACCGCCGCTGCAAGAGGGATGTCATTATTGGAAGAGTTATGGAGCAGACCTGAACAGCACGGGGCTGTGGTTACACATGGAAACTTGTTATCACTACTTATTCGTGAGTATGAATCATCCTTTGGTTATGAAGAGTGGACCAAACTGTCTAACCCGGATGTGTATGTGTTGGAGCGACAATGGCCAGATGCAGGGCTACCCACCATCCGTAGAATTTGGACAGATTGA
- a CDS encoding 2-oxoglutarate dehydrogenase E1 component, translating into MTIVEGNKKPWESYYGPNMGYVQEQYELFTQDPGSVTPAYRELFEQWGAPPMSGTDARTTSNFGNAQSASGSVDIQLLQKAVTAGKLVWNIRTYGHLAADIDPLGISEDTDTSLLEPQHFELNEEDLKALPASLIWEGADGQTATGWDAIQRLRQIYTGPMAYEFSHVHEVQEREWLNRRAESRTSPAPLTPKERKTLLERLVEVEQFEDYLHKTFVGQKRFSIEGNDVLVPMLDEAVRIMAEAGSSHILMGMAHRGRLNVLAHVLGKPYSKIFSEFHHAPNKDMVPSEGSTGINYGWTGDVKYHMGANRFVKDGETVQARLTLANNPSHLEYVNPVVQGFARAAQDDRRDPGYPKQDVTKAATILMHGDAAFPGEGIVAETLNFKALPGYQNGGTIHIIVNNRLGFTTDSSDSRSTYYASDLAKGYEIPIVHVNADNPEACIAAIRMAAEYRNRFKKDFLIDLIGYRRYGHNETDDPETTQPTVYDKVKNHPTVSHLYQDHLKQESVIDDASIASIRDGVMNKLKEAYDQMKKNEVHEYYQRKISEPEAVTITPTAVPLENLRSINADLLKWPENFNVYPKLQRILQRRSTSLNEGEKVDWSLAETLAFATILADGKPIRISGQDAERATFAHRNLVLHDSENGAKFCPLHHLPQARASFAIYNSPLSEESVVGFEYGYNVYSPDTLVIWEAQFGDFANCAQVIFDQFVSAGRAKWSQKSSLVMLLPHANEGQGPEHTSARLERFLQLCAEDNMTVANLSSASQYFHLLRRQASLTETEDARPLVMMSPKSLIRNPRVASPAVEFSEGKFELVLEQAGLGTQPDRVERIILCSGKIAIDLEDAFEKDKADWSWLHIIRVEQLYPFPAEEIKRVLARFSNVKELVWVQEENKNMGAWTYMEPRLREVAPEGTTVRYEGRPEHASPSSGYQLVHSMEQQQIITSALKQTTKNNIPLGR; encoded by the coding sequence ATGACGATCGTGGAAGGCAACAAGAAGCCCTGGGAAAGTTACTATGGCCCCAATATGGGATACGTACAGGAACAATATGAATTATTCACTCAAGACCCTGGTTCGGTTACACCGGCCTATCGGGAATTATTTGAACAATGGGGTGCACCGCCGATGTCTGGCACAGATGCACGTACAACTTCGAATTTCGGCAACGCCCAATCGGCTTCCGGAAGCGTAGACATTCAATTATTACAGAAAGCGGTTACAGCGGGCAAACTGGTATGGAATATCCGTACGTATGGTCATCTTGCTGCAGATATAGATCCGCTTGGAATCAGTGAAGATACAGATACATCTTTGCTGGAGCCCCAGCATTTTGAATTAAACGAAGAAGATCTGAAAGCTCTACCTGCTTCCCTGATCTGGGAAGGTGCAGATGGGCAGACAGCAACCGGATGGGATGCAATCCAGCGCTTGCGCCAGATTTACACTGGACCCATGGCCTATGAGTTCAGTCATGTGCACGAAGTTCAAGAGCGTGAGTGGCTGAATCGCCGTGCGGAATCTCGGACATCACCTGCCCCGCTTACGCCGAAGGAACGCAAGACGTTGCTGGAGCGTTTGGTGGAAGTCGAGCAGTTTGAAGATTACCTTCACAAAACTTTTGTTGGGCAGAAACGTTTCTCCATCGAGGGTAACGATGTGCTTGTACCGATGCTAGATGAGGCTGTTCGCATCATGGCAGAAGCCGGATCAAGCCACATTTTGATGGGGATGGCTCACCGTGGGCGGTTGAATGTACTGGCTCATGTATTGGGCAAACCGTACAGCAAGATTTTCTCTGAATTCCATCATGCTCCGAATAAAGACATGGTTCCATCGGAAGGTTCAACCGGAATTAACTATGGTTGGACGGGGGATGTCAAATATCACATGGGTGCCAACCGTTTTGTGAAAGACGGTGAGACTGTGCAAGCCCGTCTTACTTTGGCGAATAACCCGAGCCATCTGGAATACGTCAATCCGGTTGTACAAGGGTTTGCGCGTGCGGCTCAGGATGACCGTCGTGACCCTGGGTATCCGAAGCAGGACGTAACGAAGGCAGCCACCATTTTGATGCATGGTGACGCAGCATTCCCTGGAGAGGGGATCGTTGCAGAGACGCTAAACTTCAAAGCTCTGCCAGGTTATCAGAATGGCGGAACTATTCATATTATCGTTAACAACCGTCTGGGCTTCACTACAGATAGCAGTGATTCCCGTTCAACGTACTACGCAAGTGACCTTGCCAAGGGGTACGAAATTCCGATTGTACACGTGAATGCGGACAATCCGGAAGCGTGTATTGCAGCCATTCGTATGGCGGCAGAGTATCGCAATCGTTTCAAAAAGGATTTCCTGATCGACTTGATCGGTTACCGTCGTTACGGCCATAATGAAACGGATGATCCTGAAACGACGCAACCTACCGTTTATGACAAGGTGAAAAACCATCCAACGGTAAGCCACTTGTATCAGGATCACTTGAAGCAAGAATCGGTTATCGATGATGCGTCTATTGCGAGCATTCGCGATGGAGTAATGAACAAATTAAAAGAAGCTTATGACCAGATGAAGAAAAATGAAGTACATGAATATTACCAACGAAAAATCAGCGAGCCGGAAGCTGTTACGATTACGCCAACTGCGGTACCACTGGAAAATCTGCGCAGCATTAATGCCGATCTGCTGAAATGGCCTGAGAATTTCAATGTGTATCCGAAGTTGCAGCGGATTTTGCAGCGCCGGAGCACTTCCCTGAACGAAGGGGAAAAAGTGGATTGGAGCCTTGCGGAGACACTCGCATTTGCAACCATTCTGGCAGATGGCAAGCCAATTCGGATTAGTGGACAGGATGCCGAGCGTGCTACATTCGCTCATCGGAACTTGGTGTTGCACGATTCGGAGAATGGAGCAAAGTTCTGCCCATTGCATCACTTGCCACAGGCAAGAGCATCCTTTGCAATCTATAACAGTCCGTTATCAGAAGAATCCGTTGTTGGATTCGAATACGGATATAACGTATATTCACCAGATACACTGGTTATCTGGGAAGCCCAATTTGGTGACTTTGCCAACTGTGCACAGGTTATTTTTGACCAGTTTGTATCAGCCGGTCGCGCCAAGTGGTCTCAGAAATCCAGTCTGGTTATGTTACTTCCACATGCGAATGAGGGTCAGGGACCTGAGCATACAAGTGCTCGTCTTGAACGCTTCCTGCAGCTTTGTGCAGAAGACAACATGACGGTTGCCAACTTGTCGAGTGCTTCCCAGTACTTCCACTTGTTGCGCCGTCAAGCTTCGTTGACTGAAACGGAAGATGCTCGTCCGCTTGTGATGATGTCACCGAAAAGTCTCATTCGGAATCCGCGTGTTGCTTCACCAGCAGTCGAATTCAGCGAAGGCAAGTTTGAGCTTGTGCTGGAGCAAGCTGGACTGGGTACACAGCCGGATCGCGTGGAGCGCATTATTTTGTGCAGTGGCAAGATTGCCATTGACCTGGAAGATGCTTTTGAAAAAGATAAAGCAGATTGGTCATGGCTTCATATCATTCGAGTGGAACAGCTGTATCCGTTCCCGGCAGAAGAGATCAAACGTGTACTCGCACGTTTCAGCAATGTAAAAGAGCTGGTATGGGTGCAGGAAGAAAACAAAAACATGGGTGCCTGGACATACATGGAGCCTCGTCTTCGTGAAGTCGCCCCGGAAGGCACAACCGTTAGATACGAAGGTCGCCCGGAACATGCAAGTCCTTCCAGCGGTTATCAACTTGTGCATAGTATGGAACAGCAACAGATTATTACATCTGCGTTGAAGCAAACGACGAAGAATAATATTCCACTGGGGAGGTAA
- a CDS encoding alpha/beta hydrolase translates to MQESTFALVGSEGTRIHVYRWLPDQECNVKGVVQIAHGMGETAARYAEFADTLTRHGYAVYANDHRGHGKTVENASLLGNAGIDAFRWMASDMINLGEVAAKENPGVPLFLMGHSMGSFLVQHLMYAGHERYHAFILSGTNGRRGLLRFGEKLAFLQCGIQGATHPSMLLNAIVFGGFNRSFRPATTPFDWLSRDSQEVQRFIDDPLCGAVCTAGFFRDFFKLLLEVHLPHNMERIPKHKPVYLFSGEKDPVGLHGKGVLNLVSQYKKLQLENIEYRLYPDGRHEMLHEINRTEVAQHVVSWLERNTPNSSEHDDAVSHAEMADTV, encoded by the coding sequence ATGCAGGAATCTACCTTTGCCTTGGTCGGTAGTGAAGGTACCCGTATTCATGTGTACCGCTGGCTTCCCGATCAGGAATGCAATGTTAAGGGCGTCGTGCAAATCGCACACGGCATGGGTGAGACTGCGGCCCGATACGCCGAGTTTGCCGACACTCTTACCCGACACGGTTACGCGGTCTATGCCAATGACCATCGGGGTCATGGCAAAACCGTGGAGAATGCCAGCTTGCTCGGTAATGCTGGAATCGATGCCTTCCGCTGGATGGCAAGTGATATGATCAATCTGGGCGAAGTAGCCGCCAAGGAGAACCCTGGGGTGCCTCTGTTTCTAATGGGGCACAGTATGGGCTCGTTCTTGGTACAGCATCTCATGTACGCTGGTCATGAGCGGTACCATGCCTTTATTTTATCCGGGACCAATGGCAGACGTGGTCTTCTCCGGTTTGGAGAGAAACTGGCCTTCTTGCAGTGTGGCATTCAGGGGGCTACTCATCCCAGCATGCTACTTAATGCGATTGTATTTGGTGGATTTAACCGCTCTTTCCGCCCTGCAACGACACCATTTGATTGGTTGTCCCGGGACTCACAAGAGGTTCAGCGATTCATTGATGATCCCCTGTGCGGAGCAGTCTGTACAGCAGGCTTTTTCCGCGACTTCTTCAAATTGCTGCTTGAAGTACATCTTCCACACAATATGGAGCGCATACCCAAACACAAACCCGTTTACCTGTTCTCAGGTGAAAAGGACCCTGTCGGTCTTCATGGCAAAGGCGTTCTTAATCTGGTCTCCCAGTATAAGAAGCTTCAGCTGGAGAATATTGAGTATCGCCTGTATCCGGATGGACGCCATGAAATGCTGCATGAGATCAACCGAACAGAAGTGGCTCAGCACGTTGTGAGCTGGCTAGAGCGGAATACACCTAACTCTAGTGAACACGACGATGCAGTGAGCCATGCTGAGATGGCTGACACTGTGTAA